The Cylindrospermopsis curvispora GIHE-G1 genome contains a region encoding:
- the lnt gene encoding apolipoprotein N-acyltransferase, with amino-acid sequence MGVTVAPVNAWFLAWIALAPLWVIVVKYTRKSLPSACWWAIAYHGIALSWITGIHPMNWLNVPWWPSLLITIFCWSFITLWGALLVGLWAFLMVRLNRQKPWLRVLIGTALWCGLESWWSTGSLWWSSLSYTQSPYNLALLHLGQLSGPNTITAVIVAVNGLIGEAWIWQNQKKREVISTDKQWNGLTRFRKVVTELINRYSISAVILLIVSHILGSILYFQPYSQPLNNRQNSGLKIGIIQGNIPNEIKLLPQGFTRAITGYTNGYINLANQGVDGVLTPEGALPLYDKNLPNTPLLNAVKQKGVVVWIGGFGRTGTSYTNSLFNINSQGQITSRYDKSKLVPLGEFVPFAEIFGNLVKRLSPLDEHQIHGTKQQVFDTPLGRAIVGICYESAFTEIFRYQAKNGGEFILSSSNDAHYTAAMADQHHAQDVMRAIETDRWAVRSTNTGYSAFVDPHGRTLWKSGYNVYETHAETIYPRQTQTLYVRFGDWIMPLLLVLAALGLIYKSLLQIL; translated from the coding sequence ATGGGAGTCACCGTTGCTCCTGTCAATGCTTGGTTTCTAGCCTGGATCGCCCTGGCTCCATTATGGGTAATCGTGGTAAAATATACTCGAAAATCCCTCCCCTCAGCTTGCTGGTGGGCGATCGCCTATCATGGAATAGCTTTATCATGGATTACAGGTATTCACCCCATGAATTGGTTAAATGTTCCCTGGTGGCCAAGTTTATTAATTACCATCTTTTGTTGGTCATTCATTACCTTGTGGGGAGCATTATTAGTCGGACTATGGGCATTTTTGATGGTTAGGTTAAATCGCCAAAAACCCTGGTTACGAGTTTTAATCGGTACAGCTTTGTGGTGCGGATTAGAAAGTTGGTGGAGTACAGGTTCCCTATGGTGGAGTTCTTTATCTTACACACAGTCACCGTACAATTTAGCACTTTTGCATTTGGGGCAACTTTCTGGTCCTAATACCATTACAGCAGTAATTGTAGCTGTTAATGGACTAATAGGTGAGGCATGGATATGGCAAAATCAGAAAAAACGAGAAGTAATCAGTACAGACAAACAATGGAATGGATTAACTAGGTTTAGGAAAGTAGTGACAGAGTTGATTAATAGATATTCTATTTCAGCAGTTATTTTATTAATTGTCTCCCATATTTTAGGATCAATCCTATATTTCCAGCCATATTCTCAACCACTGAATAATCGTCAAAATTCGGGTTTAAAAATAGGGATTATTCAAGGTAACATCCCCAATGAAATCAAATTGCTTCCCCAAGGATTTACCAGAGCAATTACAGGTTATACTAATGGTTATATCAACCTAGCAAATCAAGGAGTAGACGGAGTATTAACCCCTGAAGGTGCTTTGCCATTATACGATAAGAACTTGCCTAATACACCCCTGTTGAATGCAGTTAAACAAAAAGGAGTGGTGGTGTGGATAGGGGGTTTTGGGAGAACTGGAACGAGCTACACCAATAGTTTATTTAATATCAATAGTCAGGGACAAATTACCAGCAGATATGATAAATCTAAACTAGTTCCCCTGGGTGAATTTGTGCCTTTTGCCGAGATTTTTGGCAATTTAGTTAAAAGACTATCACCTCTGGATGAACACCAAATACATGGTACCAAACAACAAGTTTTTGATACCCCATTAGGTAGAGCAATTGTTGGTATTTGTTATGAATCTGCTTTTACAGAAATATTTAGATACCAAGCTAAGAATGGGGGAGAATTTATTTTAAGTTCATCCAATGATGCTCATTACACAGCAGCAATGGCGGATCAACACCATGCCCAGGATGTAATGAGAGCAATTGAAACAGATAGGTGGGCAGTTAGGTCTACCAACACAGGTTACTCAGCCTTTGTGGATCCCCATGGTAGAACCCTATGGAAGTCGGGATATAATGTTTATGAAACTCATGCAGAAACTATTTATCCAC
- a CDS encoding UDP-N-acetylmuramoyl-tripeptide--D-alanyl-D-alanine ligase, whose translation MTVTATLSQLAAVLSASLVNIPSSSLSQIIVGIQTDTRVLQPGEVFLALGGEKFDGHQFVEMAIARGAIAAIVDYTYNYHNLPVIKVSNTLNAYQELAKWWRGQFGIPVIGVTGSVGKTTTKELIAAVLGTTGKVHKTHGNFNNEIGVPKTLLELSQGDDFAVIEMAMRGRGQIAELTHIAKPNIGVITNVGTAHIELLGSEQAIAEAKCELLEEMSNDSVAVLNYDNPLLMATAKQVWSGEVITYGFSGGDIQGKLVDYQKIEVGGMTLPLPLAGVHNGSNFLAALAVAKVLDVDWKLLEAGINVTMPQGRSQSWKLPRDIMILDETYNAAPEAMLAALELLAQTPGKRKIAVLGAMKELGERSTKLHQQVGETVKKLNLDGLLVLVDGPDAETIVTSAQGIPCERCHNHSDLVSLLKTYVQPGDRLLFKAAHSVGLEKVVQQFCGEINS comes from the coding sequence ATGACTGTTACGGCCACTTTGTCCCAATTAGCTGCTGTTCTCTCAGCTTCTCTCGTAAATATACCTTCATCCAGCCTTTCTCAAATTATTGTGGGTATTCAAACAGATACCAGGGTGTTGCAACCGGGTGAAGTTTTTCTAGCCCTAGGAGGTGAAAAATTTGATGGACACCAGTTTGTCGAAATGGCGATCGCCCGAGGTGCTATTGCTGCTATTGTAGATTATACTTACAATTATCATAATTTACCTGTAATAAAAGTATCAAATACTTTAAATGCATACCAGGAACTGGCTAAATGGTGGAGAGGTCAGTTTGGGATTCCTGTAATTGGAGTGACTGGGTCAGTGGGTAAAACCACAACCAAGGAGTTAATTGCGGCGGTATTGGGGACAACAGGAAAAGTTCACAAAACCCATGGAAATTTCAATAATGAAATTGGTGTTCCTAAAACCTTATTGGAATTATCTCAGGGGGATGATTTTGCTGTGATAGAAATGGCTATGCGAGGGAGAGGGCAAATTGCAGAACTAACCCATATCGCTAAACCGAATATAGGTGTAATTACTAATGTGGGAACAGCACATATTGAATTACTAGGTTCGGAACAGGCGATCGCTGAAGCTAAATGTGAGCTATTGGAGGAAATGTCTAATGATAGTGTGGCGGTTCTTAATTATGATAATCCCCTATTAATGGCTACTGCTAAGCAGGTGTGGTCGGGTGAAGTAATTACTTATGGATTTTCTGGAGGAGATATTCAAGGGAAGTTAGTGGATTATCAAAAGATAGAAGTAGGGGGAATGACTTTACCCTTACCCCTAGCTGGAGTTCATAATGGGAGTAATTTTTTAGCAGCACTAGCAGTGGCTAAAGTATTAGATGTGGATTGGAAACTGTTAGAAGCTGGAATAAACGTGACTATGCCACAAGGGCGATCGCAAAGTTGGAAGTTGCCCAGGGACATTATGATTTTAGATGAAACCTATAATGCTGCGCCAGAAGCAATGTTAGCAGCTTTAGAGCTATTAGCACAGACTCCTGGAAAGAGAAAAATTGCTGTTTTGGGTGCTATGAAAGAATTGGGAGAAAGATCCACTAAACTGCATCAACAAGTGGGGGAAACAGTAAAAAAATTGAACCTGGATGGTTTATTAGTTTTAGTCGATGGTCCAGATGCAGAAACAATTGTCACTAGTGCTCAGGGGATACCCTGCGAACGTTGTCATAACCATAGTGATTTGGTTTCCCTATTAAAAACCTATGTACAACCAGGCGATCGCCTATTATTTAAAGCTGCTCATTCGGTTGGATTAGAAAAAGTTGTTCAGCAATTCTGCGGGGAGATAAATTCTTAG
- the yhdJ gene encoding adenine-specific DNA-methyltransferase: protein MMNIERYEHGGHILFHGDALSTLSNQVASQSVDLIFVDPPYNIGKRFSNFYDKWESEDKYATWVYNVLEECTRVLKPNGSMYVMASTQAMPYFDLYLRKTMTILSRIVWHYDSSGVQATKYFGSMYEPILYCVKDKGNYIFNSDDIKIEAKTGAKRKLIDYRKTVPRQYNSEKVPGNVWYFPRVRYRMEEYENHPSQKPESLLERIILASSDPSNIVLDPFAGTFTSACVAKRLGRNSISIEFQEEYLRIGLRRILGWKEYKGEKLLPPSKNYVSKNQNRHKTNVIQRGLFDADTTA, encoded by the coding sequence ATGATGAACATTGAACGTTACGAGCATGGTGGTCACATTTTATTTCATGGTGATGCTTTAAGCACGTTGTCGAATCAGGTTGCTTCTCAGTCTGTGGACCTTATTTTTGTTGATCCCCCCTATAATATAGGAAAGCGTTTTTCAAATTTTTATGACAAGTGGGAATCTGAAGATAAATATGCAACATGGGTGTACAATGTACTTGAAGAGTGTACACGTGTATTAAAACCTAATGGAAGTATGTATGTTATGGCAAGCACTCAGGCCATGCCATACTTTGATCTTTACCTGAGAAAAACTATGACCATTCTCAGTAGGATAGTATGGCATTACGACAGTTCCGGAGTTCAAGCAACAAAATACTTTGGCTCAATGTATGAGCCAATCCTTTATTGTGTTAAGGATAAAGGTAATTATATTTTCAATTCAGATGATATTAAGATAGAGGCGAAAACTGGTGCAAAACGAAAATTAATTGACTATAGAAAAACCGTTCCTAGACAATATAATAGTGAGAAAGTGCCAGGCAATGTATGGTATTTTCCCCGAGTGAGATATCGGATGGAAGAATACGAAAATCATCCCTCACAAAAACCTGAGTCTTTGTTAGAAAGGATTATTCTTGCCAGTAGTGATCCGTCCAATATTGTTCTTGACCCATTTGCGGGAACTTTCACTTCTGCTTGTGTAGCCAAAAGGTTAGGAAGAAATTCCATTAGTATAGAATTTCAGGAAGAATATCTTAGGATTGGGTTAAGGAGAATTCTTGGATGGAAAGAATATAAGGGAGAAAAACTATTACCCCCATCGAAGAATTATGTTAGTAAGAATCAAAACAGACACAAAACAAATGTTATCCAGAGAGGTCTCTTTGATGCTGACACGACAGCATGA
- a CDS encoding histone deacetylase family protein, producing MLPVIYSPEFLDHQTGSYHPERPERLTAIVQSLKTAEFAQKIQWLSPTPVNPQLMSWIEMAHSPNYIHKLARIASQGGYLDGDTPISPRSYDVALLAVSAWLDGINQVLIEKNPAFVLARPPGHHAESSMGMGFCLLSNAAISALYALKQPGINRVAILDWDVHHGNGTQSIVEGYREIAYCSLHQYPAYPGTGKATENGFHQNVLNLPLSPGSDINDYQPLWKSQILPFLKSFNPDILIISAGYDAVENDPLASIRLQPEDFGLFTQYCLGVTRKILFGLEGGYDLESLSKSVRSTMAACL from the coding sequence ATGTTACCAGTCATCTATTCTCCAGAATTTTTAGACCATCAAACTGGGAGCTATCACCCAGAAAGACCAGAAAGGTTAACAGCAATTGTCCAGTCTTTGAAAACGGCAGAATTTGCCCAGAAAATCCAGTGGTTATCTCCCACACCGGTTAATCCCCAGTTAATGTCTTGGATAGAAATGGCCCATAGTCCGAATTATATTCATAAACTGGCACGGATAGCTAGTCAAGGAGGATATTTGGATGGAGATACTCCCATTTCTCCCCGTAGTTATGATGTAGCTTTATTAGCCGTCAGTGCCTGGTTAGATGGGATAAATCAGGTATTGATTGAGAAAAACCCGGCCTTTGTCCTGGCACGTCCACCTGGACACCACGCCGAAAGTAGTATGGGTATGGGATTCTGTTTATTGTCTAATGCTGCTATTTCTGCCCTATATGCTTTAAAACAACCAGGAATTAATCGAGTTGCCATTTTAGACTGGGATGTACATCATGGCAATGGTACCCAATCCATAGTGGAGGGCTATCGAGAAATTGCCTATTGTTCCCTACATCAGTATCCTGCTTATCCAGGAACGGGGAAAGCCACGGAAAATGGCTTCCATCAAAATGTTTTAAATTTACCCTTATCACCTGGTAGTGATATTAATGATTATCAACCCCTATGGAAATCTCAAATCCTACCGTTTTTAAAAAGTTTCAACCCAGATATATTAATTATTAGTGCTGGTTATGACGCAGTAGAAAATGATCCCCTAGCCAGTATCCGGTTGCAACCGGAGGATTTTGGCTTATTTACTCAGTATTGCCTAGGTGTTACCCGAAAAATTCTCTTTGGTTTAGAAGGTGGTTATGATTTGGAATCCTTGTCTAAATCAGTTAGATCCACTATGGCTGCTTGTCTATGA
- the gyrA gene encoding DNA gyrase subunit A, with translation MTTSQERIIPTDLRQEMSQSYLEYAMSVIVGRALPDARDGLKPVHRRILYAMHELGLLHDRPFRKCARVVGEVLGKYHPHGDTAVYDALVRMAQDFSMRSPLINGHGNFGSIDNDPPAAMRYTECRLQALTSSSLLQDIESETVDFIDNFDGSQQEPTVLPSRIPQLLLNGSSGIAVGMATNIPPHNLGELIDGLVALIHNPEITDTQLMQYVHGPDFPTGAQILGTSAIKEAYTTGRGSITMRGVATIETIQQRNRPEREAIIITELPYQTNKAALIEKIAELVNDKKIEGIADIRDESDRDGMRIVIELKRDSYPRVVLNNLYKQTPLQTNFGANMLALVNGEPQILTLKNFLTVFLDFRIETINRRTRYQLRKAEERDHLLQGLLIALAHLDSIITLIRSAPDAPTAKGELINSYGLSEVQADAILQMQLRRLTALEADKIRLEHEELQLQITDLRDILDRRERVLEIIETEAGQIKTQFATPRRTTITHAEGEIDDIDLIANEKVLILLTQQGYIKRMPVSTFEAQNRATRGKAGAKVKDDDTIEHFLTCCDHDSVLFFSDRGVVYSLKAYQIPEGSRTSRGTPIVQMLPIPKEEKITSIVSVSEFSSEEYLVMLTKGGNIKKTALEAFSHIRANGLIAISLEEGDQLRWVRRAKPEDSVMIGSRQGMAIHFRCDNDQMRPLGRATRGVKSMKLKTGDELIGMDILPAAILNTLNTDTEMEEEPTEVEELSDNIEETSNIEIATGEPANILGPWVLIITIGGYGKRVPVGQFRLQNRAGQGLTATKFKNRKTKDQLATLRIVNPDEEIMMATNRGIIIRQSINAISIQSRTATGVRVQKLDEDDAITGVAVVPPDAGDGEESE, from the coding sequence ATGACAACCTCACAGGAGAGGATTATCCCGACCGATTTACGACAAGAGATGTCACAATCTTACCTAGAATACGCTATGAGCGTCATTGTCGGTCGGGCGCTACCAGACGCTAGGGATGGTCTTAAACCTGTACACCGCCGCATCCTCTATGCCATGCACGAACTAGGTTTATTACATGATCGCCCCTTTAGAAAATGCGCTCGTGTGGTGGGAGAAGTACTGGGTAAATATCACCCCCATGGTGACACCGCTGTATATGATGCTCTGGTGCGAATGGCACAAGATTTTTCCATGCGATCGCCTCTGATTAATGGTCATGGTAACTTTGGATCGATTGACAATGATCCACCAGCGGCGATGCGATATACGGAATGTCGTCTTCAAGCTTTAACCAGTTCCTCTCTGTTACAAGATATTGAGTCAGAAACTGTTGATTTTATTGATAACTTTGATGGTTCCCAACAAGAACCAACCGTTTTACCTTCCCGAATTCCCCAGTTACTGCTCAATGGTTCCTCGGGAATTGCTGTGGGAATGGCGACTAATATTCCTCCCCATAATTTGGGAGAACTAATAGATGGATTGGTAGCACTGATTCATAATCCGGAAATAACAGATACTCAGTTAATGCAGTATGTTCACGGTCCCGATTTTCCCACAGGGGCGCAAATTCTAGGAACGTCAGCCATTAAGGAAGCTTACACCACCGGTAGAGGATCAATTACCATGCGGGGTGTGGCTACAATTGAAACCATTCAACAACGTAACCGACCGGAAAGAGAAGCAATCATTATTACTGAATTACCCTACCAAACTAATAAAGCAGCATTAATTGAAAAAATCGCTGAGTTGGTTAATGATAAGAAAATTGAGGGAATTGCGGACATTCGAGATGAGAGCGATCGCGATGGTATGCGCATTGTTATTGAACTAAAACGCGATTCCTATCCTCGTGTAGTATTAAATAACCTTTATAAACAAACTCCGTTACAAACCAATTTTGGTGCCAATATGTTGGCTTTGGTAAATGGAGAACCTCAAATACTAACTCTCAAGAATTTTCTCACGGTATTTCTGGATTTTCGCATAGAAACAATTAATAGACGTACTCGTTACCAACTCAGAAAGGCTGAGGAAAGAGACCATTTATTACAGGGTTTATTAATTGCGCTTGCCCATTTAGATTCAATTATTACTCTAATTAGAAGTGCTCCAGATGCGCCCACTGCTAAAGGAGAATTAATTAATAGCTATGGTCTATCAGAGGTTCAAGCAGATGCGATACTACAGATGCAGCTACGAAGATTAACAGCTTTAGAAGCAGATAAAATTCGCTTGGAACACGAAGAATTGCAGTTACAAATTACTGACCTACGGGATATTTTAGACAGACGAGAAAGAGTACTAGAAATTATCGAGACTGAAGCTGGGCAAATTAAGACCCAGTTTGCCACACCCAGACGCACAACTATTACCCATGCAGAAGGGGAAATAGATGATATTGATCTAATTGCCAATGAAAAGGTTCTAATTCTGCTGACGCAGCAAGGCTACATCAAGCGGATGCCAGTTAGTACCTTTGAAGCGCAAAATCGAGCTACCAGAGGTAAGGCGGGAGCTAAAGTTAAGGATGATGATACTATTGAGCATTTCTTAACTTGCTGTGATCATGACAGTGTTTTATTTTTTAGTGATAGGGGTGTGGTGTATAGTCTCAAAGCCTATCAAATACCAGAGGGTTCACGCACTAGCAGGGGTACACCCATTGTTCAGATGTTACCTATACCCAAGGAAGAGAAAATTACTTCGATTGTATCCGTAAGCGAATTTAGCAGTGAAGAATATTTAGTTATGTTGACTAAGGGGGGTAACATCAAAAAAACCGCCCTGGAAGCATTCAGCCATATTCGCGCTAATGGATTAATAGCTATATCCCTAGAAGAGGGAGATCAACTACGATGGGTAAGACGAGCTAAACCGGAAGATAGTGTCATGATTGGTTCAAGACAGGGAATGGCCATTCACTTCCGCTGTGATAATGATCAAATGCGTCCTCTAGGTAGGGCTACCCGTGGAGTTAAGTCCATGAAACTGAAAACGGGAGATGAATTGATTGGTATGGATATATTGCCTGCTGCAATTCTTAACACCTTGAACACAGATACGGAAATGGAAGAAGAACCCACGGAAGTTGAGGAACTCAGCGACAATATTGAAGAAACCTCTAATATTGAGATAGCTACTGGTGAACCAGCTAATATCTTAGGTCCATGGGTACTAATTATTACCATAGGAGGTTATGGTAAGCGAGTGCCAGTGGGACAATTTAGACTTCAGAACCGAGCAGGTCAGGGACTTACAGCGACGAAATTCAAAAACCGCAAAACCAAAGACCAACTAGCAACTTTGCGTATAGTTAACCCTGACGAGGAAATCATGATGGCCACCAATCGTGGTATAATCATTCGTCAGTCAATCAATGCCATTTCTATCCAGTCCCGCACAGCTACAGGTGTGAGAGTGCAAAAACTAGATGAAGATGACGCAATTACTGGAGTAGCAGTGGTTCCCCCCGATGCTGGAGATGGTGAAGAGTCCGAGTAA
- a CDS encoding cryptochrome/photolyase family protein — translation MTIGIWILGDQLSFHHPGLQELTIQRHQTSIILIESMAYAQERPYHRQKLVLVWSAMRHFARELGQQGWQVTYEIAPEFSSALTNWQQTHSITELWIMEPSDRPFIQFINQLNLTCPIHWLPNNLFLWKESEFIQWAQGRKRLLLEDFYREGRKRFNVLMEEGKPVGGQWNLDKQNRKPPKKGLASPPALWFPPDPTTQAVITHVRNHFPHGYGEVDTFRWAVTRSQARKVLSHFLETRLPNFGPYQDAMVTGEDTLWHALLSPYLNLGLLHPMEVIQAVQEEYNRHQLNLNSVEGFVRQILGWREYMRGVYIYQSQTDPDYTQRNWFNHNQPLPHWFWTGKTDLNCLHQTLEQIYDTGYAHHIQRLMILSNFNLILGTSPQYVVDWFHAVFIDAHDWVMQTNVIGMGLFADGGLLASKPYAASANYINKMSNYCVGCVYNPKTRTGEGACPFNFLYWDFLARHRQKLQSQGRLNLILSQLDRIPPEELAMMQNQSDAYRLNHLGLPNVVI, via the coding sequence ATGACCATCGGAATTTGGATTTTAGGAGATCAACTCAGTTTTCACCACCCAGGTTTACAAGAGTTGACCATACAACGTCACCAGACCTCGATTATTCTCATCGAATCCATGGCCTACGCCCAGGAACGTCCCTACCACCGTCAAAAACTGGTGTTGGTATGGTCAGCAATGCGCCATTTTGCCCGGGAACTGGGCCAGCAGGGATGGCAAGTTACCTATGAGATAGCTCCTGAGTTCTCCAGTGCCCTGACTAACTGGCAACAAACCCATAGTATTACTGAACTATGGATCATGGAACCAAGCGATCGCCCTTTCATCCAATTTATCAATCAGCTGAACCTAACCTGTCCCATCCACTGGTTACCCAATAACCTATTCTTATGGAAAGAATCAGAATTTATCCAATGGGCCCAGGGACGCAAGCGATTACTTTTGGAAGACTTTTACCGGGAGGGGCGCAAGCGGTTTAATGTATTAATGGAAGAGGGTAAACCCGTTGGTGGGCAGTGGAACTTAGATAAACAGAATCGCAAACCACCAAAGAAGGGTCTCGCATCTCCCCCTGCTCTTTGGTTCCCTCCTGACCCTACCACCCAAGCGGTAATTACCCATGTGCGTAACCACTTTCCCCATGGTTATGGAGAGGTGGACACTTTTAGATGGGCAGTGACCCGATCCCAGGCCCGCAAGGTTTTATCCCACTTTCTGGAAACCCGCTTACCGAATTTTGGTCCTTACCAAGATGCTATGGTGACGGGTGAAGACACTCTATGGCATGCCCTCCTATCCCCCTATCTGAACCTGGGTTTACTGCACCCTATGGAAGTAATTCAAGCTGTCCAAGAAGAATACAACAGACACCAGCTAAATCTCAATAGTGTGGAGGGGTTCGTCCGGCAAATTTTGGGGTGGCGTGAGTACATGCGCGGAGTATATATCTACCAAAGCCAAACAGACCCTGACTATACTCAGCGTAACTGGTTTAACCACAATCAACCTCTACCTCATTGGTTTTGGACAGGAAAAACAGATTTAAACTGCCTACATCAGACCCTGGAGCAAATATACGATACTGGCTATGCCCATCACATCCAAAGGTTGATGATATTAAGCAATTTTAATCTAATCTTAGGAACTTCACCTCAGTATGTAGTGGACTGGTTTCACGCTGTTTTTATTGATGCCCATGATTGGGTTATGCAAACTAACGTCATAGGTATGGGTTTATTTGCTGATGGGGGATTATTAGCTTCCAAGCCATATGCTGCTTCAGCAAACTACATTAATAAAATGAGCAATTATTGTGTCGGGTGTGTCTACAATCCCAAAACCAGAACCGGTGAGGGCGCATGTCCCTTTAACTTCCTTTATTGGGATTTTTTAGCCCGTCACCGACAAAAACTCCAGTCCCAAGGGCGACTAAATTTAATCCTATCCCAGTTAGATCGAATTCCTCCTGAAGAATTAGCCATGATGCAAAACCAGTCCGATGCGTACAGATTAAATCATCTTGGTCTTCCTAATGTAGTAATATAG
- a CDS encoding restriction endonuclease, with protein sequence MLTRQHEFTEKIVEILNYHFADQGIIVLSSSELLQYLNIKTQAANRGSKSRAGLANHYAVYVLVEDYLNHKFHINGGYEDYQGAQFVNLFRRQRELPFGNKLQNHALNHRLNQEFKKYFPTIPYVPIIRDTKTSRYWINENLIKILVNGNQINIAQSVKDIIDAYVHARVNSFTDFIMYCKRMINMQLQTQPEYLEFIQSLLKPNIDARIFEIVSYAILKQYYGDQKIYWGWSYDNINAEYLILYKTGRTNANDGGIDFVMKPLGRFFQITETVDVGKYFLDIDKVQRYPITFVVKTEQTPKEILYKIQQQAVAKYSVKAIVKRYMESIEEVINIPELIRRFNLVLQQDKGNLVIEEIVLQSHIEFNMETEDVLK encoded by the coding sequence ATGCTGACACGACAGCATGAATTCACCGAAAAAATTGTTGAAATTCTGAACTACCACTTTGCAGATCAGGGGATTATAGTTTTGAGTTCTAGTGAGTTATTACAATATCTAAACATTAAAACACAAGCTGCTAATCGAGGTTCAAAATCGCGAGCAGGATTGGCAAATCATTATGCAGTTTATGTTTTAGTCGAAGACTATCTCAATCATAAATTTCATATTAATGGGGGGTATGAAGATTATCAAGGTGCTCAGTTTGTGAACCTTTTTCGCAGACAAAGAGAACTACCATTTGGTAATAAACTTCAAAATCACGCTTTAAATCATCGCCTGAATCAAGAATTCAAGAAATACTTTCCGACAATACCCTATGTGCCTATAATAAGGGATACTAAAACCAGCAGATATTGGATTAACGAAAATCTTATTAAAATTTTAGTTAATGGGAATCAGATAAATATTGCTCAGTCCGTAAAAGATATAATTGATGCTTATGTACATGCACGGGTAAATTCATTTACTGACTTCATTATGTATTGTAAACGAATGATCAATATGCAACTTCAAACCCAACCTGAATATTTGGAATTCATCCAAAGCTTATTGAAGCCAAATATCGATGCAAGAATTTTTGAAATTGTCAGTTATGCGATTTTAAAGCAATACTATGGTGATCAAAAAATTTACTGGGGATGGTCATATGATAATATAAATGCTGAATACCTAATTTTGTATAAAACAGGTCGCACAAATGCAAATGATGGAGGTATAGATTTTGTAATGAAACCTCTTGGAAGATTTTTTCAAATAACAGAAACTGTTGATGTTGGAAAGTACTTTTTAGACATTGATAAAGTACAAAGATACCCCATAACATTTGTTGTTAAAACTGAACAAACACCAAAGGAAATCTTATATAAGATTCAGCAGCAAGCTGTCGCAAAATATAGTGTTAAAGCTATTGTCAAGAGATATATGGAATCCATAGAAGAAGTTATAAATATTCCGGAACTAATACGTCGATTTAATTTGGTCTTGCAACAAGACAAAGGAAATTTAGTGATTGAGGAAATAGTTTTACAAAGTCACATTGAGTTCAATATGGAGACTGAGGATGTCCTAAAATAA